The Streptococcus mitis region TCTTATCGGGACTATATAACTTTTCCATTATACCATTTTTAAGCGCAATTTGCAGTCTTTAATGTAGTGTTTCTGTTTAGATAGTTCGTTCTGGTAAATAAAAAAGTTGGAGCTCAGTACTCCAACAATTACTATTAAAATGTTTGACGTTTTGCTTTACGCTCTGCACGGCCACGAGCACGATTTTCAGCGCGTTTGGTTTTGCGGCGTTTTTCATCAACCGCCCATTTAATTTTCTTCTTATAACCTGGTTTGACTTTTTTCTTTTTCTTTTTAACCAAACCAATCATTTCGATATCAAGTTTATCTTGTTTTTTCTCACGGTTGGCACGACGATCACGGTCATAAGTATCTTGAAATTCCCCGTCTTTGACCATCTTAGGAGTAAACTTGATTCCCAATTTCTCCAACTCACGGATATCCGAATCATCACTTGGCTGATAAAGGGTAATAGCTGTACCTGGTAGGCCATTTCGTCCAGTACGACCAACACGATGAACAAAGAAGGACAAATCTTGCGGAATGGCATCATTGATGACATGGCTGACACCTTCAATGTCAATTCCACGCGCTGCCAAATCTGTTGCGACAATATACTCAAAATCCAGATTTTTAACCTGGTTCATGATACGTTTGCGCTCACGAGGGGCAATATCCCCATGGATTTTTGCCACCTTCAAGCCTTGAGCAGTCAGATATGAATGCAATTCATCAGCACGCGTTTTAGTGTTCACAAAAATCATTGCCAAATACGGTTGCATCAACTGAGTCAACTGGTAAATTTGAGCATTCTTATCTCGGCCCTTGGTCGAAATCAACCAATTATCAATGGTATCAGAAATGACCGTTTTGGTCTTGATTTTCTCCATAACAGGATTTGATAAGTATTTTTTCAAGAATGGTTGCAGTTTTTGTGGAATAGTCGCTGAGAAGACCATGAATTGCAAGTCTTTTGGAAGGCTTCCAGCAATCTTATCAACAGTTTCCAAGAATCCCATATCCAAGGTCATATCTGCCTCATCGACCACAAAGGTCTTAGCCTTGTGAATAGCTAGGTCACCAGACTTAACTAAGTCATAAATACGGCCAGGCGTTCCGATAACAATATGAGGCTGGTTACTTGCCAATTTGTCAATCTGGCGAGCCTTATCTGTACCACCCACATAATTAACCACACGAATTTCTACCTCTGAGTGGGCTGCAATCTGACGAGCTGCTTGGTAAATTTGAGTAGCTAATTCTCGGCTCGGTGCAGTAATGACTGCTTGAACACTATCGCTGGCTTCATCTAATTGCTGGAAAATCGGCAATAGGAAAGTGTGAGTCTTACCCGAACCTGTTTTTGATTCACCGACTAGGTCACGACCTGCTAAAACAATAGGAATCAGCTTGTCTTGAACCTCTGTTGGAGTTGTAAATTTCAACTCCTCCAAGGCTTCACTAATATATTTTTTAAATTGAAATTTCGTAAATGACATAATATCCTCGATTCTATCTATCCTATCAATTATACCATATTTTATTCCATTTCAGTAGTCTCACTTTTTTAGGCTATTTCCAGTAGCTTTTCTAGTCAAAAAAAGACTGGAATGTTATAATTCCAACCTCTTTTCAGTCATTATTTCCAGTTTAAAATAGCATTCAAGCCATAGTGATCACTAACTTGTGGACTCTTGTTACCATCAAATACGACATGTAATTTTTCCACCTCTAACTCTTGGGTAGTAAAAACATAGTCGATTCGAAGGGGTTCAGTGTTCCCTTTCCAGCCATCAATTTCTGGTGGAACAGTATAGCTACCACTTTTCTCTTGAGCAACTACAAATGCGTCTTGTAAGCCTAATGGACTAGCTAAAATAGCTTGGTAACCTTCCTGACCAGCTGGGTTGTTGAAATCTCCAGCAAGCAAAAGTGGCTTGTTCAATTCTTTCAAGACAGCCTCAAATCGTGCCCATTCTTCTTGGAAACCTTTATCCCACCAAGAAAGGTGGACACTGGCAACTGCAAGTTCATTACCATCGACTACAGTTTCAGCCAGGGCGACACGGCGAGTATGATAGTCTGTTGGATCATCCACATCTGAAACCAAAATTTCTCTTGCTTCAATAGGTGTTTTAGACAAGATAGCCACACCTTCATGATAGCGGTCATAACCGATATGGTTATAGGCCCAAGTCCAGTAGTAATCTTTTCCTTGCTCAGACAACTTTTCAACCAAAAGTCTAACATAATGGTCTTGGTGAATAGGCTCAGCAGCTGGCAAAGCTTGATAAAGGTCATTAACCTCCACCTCTGGTGAAGTGATCTCCTGATTGATTTCTTGGAAACAAATCAAATCATAGTCTTTATCAAGAATATCTTCAAGCAAGAGCTGGAATTTTTCCTCAGCTTCTTTTTCCATCCAGCTATGAGTATTGAGTGTTAAAAATTTCATGCTTTTCTCCCAAAACAAGAGGTTGGAAAACAGCTTCCAACCTCAAGTATATTACAATTCTACTTTAGCAACTGCTGTTTTAGCTGCAAGAGAACCTGTTTTTTCTAATTTAACTGATTTAATAGCTTCAGCATTTGTGAAGACAACTACTGTTGAAGTTTCACGACCTGCTGCACGGATAGCATCCAAGTCAGCTGTGACAAGAAGATCACCTGCTGCAACTTTTTGTCCTTCAGCTACATGAACAGTAAATGGTTTTCCTTCAAGACTTACTGTGTCTAAACCAATGTGAACAAGTACTTCAAGACCTGCTTCAGTCACAAGACCAAGAGCATGTTTTGTAGGGAAGATGCTTGATACAGTACCTGAAACTGGAGATACAATGTTTCCATTTGCAGGTTCTACAGCAAATCCGTCGCCCATCATTTTTTGAGCAAATACTGGATCTTTTACTTGTTCCAAAGCAATAACTTGACCGTCTGCTACTGAGTAAACTTCCTCTGTTACACCTTTGTAGTGTACAGTGTTTTGTTGCACTTCAGTCATTTGACTTGGAAGAGTTTCAGGAATGATTTCACCTGAATCAAGGATATCTTGGATATCAGATTTCAATACGTCTGCTTTTGGACCGTAGATAGCTTGAACTCCTTGTCCTTTCATGACAAGACCCATAGCTCCTTCTGCTTTCCATTGTTCTGCATCACCGACTTTGTCAGCATCTTTTACAGTTACACGAAGACGGGTCATACATGCATCTACATCAACGATGTTTGCACGTCCACCAAGAAGGTTGATAATGTTTACAGCTTGAGAACCTGCTGCAACTTTCACTTCGCTGCTAGCTTCTTCTGAACCTTCAGCAGTTTCGTAATTTCCGTTACGCCCTGGAGTTGCGTAGTTGAATTTTTGAATCATGAAGTTTGCGATAAAGTACATGATTACAGCAAAGAGAACAGTTACCCAAACGAAGTTAACGATATCCATACCGATACCAGCGCTAATCGCAATAGGTGTACGAGTCAAGAACTCAATTGAACCGAATGAGTGCATACGTAGGTTTACTACGTCAGCCATAGCGAAGGCCGCACCTTGAACAAGTGAGTAAACAAGGTACATAGGTGTTGCTACAAACATGAACATGTATTCGATTGGTTCAGTAACCCCTGTCAAGAATGTTGCAAGAGCTGTCGCAATCATCATACCTTTGTATTTATGTTTCTTGTCAGCATCAACATTACGGTAGATAGCCACAATCACACCCATCAAGATACCGAATGAACCGATCATTTGTCCAACTTTGAAACGAGCTGGGTGAACAGTATCTAACAAGTGTTGGTATTGAGTAGCATCAGTACCTTTAAGGTTTACAAGGTCTGTTACCCATGCAAGCCAAAGTGGATCTTGACCAAATACTTGGCTACCTTTTGCTGCACCAGTTAAGACCTCATAAGTACCACCAAGAGCTGTGTAGTTCATTGGGATAGTCAACATGTGGTGAAGACCAAATGGTAAGAGCAAACGTTCCAATGTACCATACAAGAATGGTGCAAGGATTGGAGCAGTTTCTTGTGAGTTAGCAATCCAGATACCAAAGCTATTGATACCTGTTTGAACTACTGGCCAGAAAGCAGCAAGTACAATTGCAGCAATTATTGAACGAAGAATAACTACAAACGGTACAAAACGTTTTCCGTTAAAGAATGAAAGTGCATCAGGAAGCTTACGGAAGTTGTAGTATTTGTTGTAAGCAGTTGCTCCAATAAAACCTGAGATAATCCCTACGAACACACCCATGTTAAGTGCTGGGGCTTCCATAACACTAATGAAGTAATCAGCAACTTTGATTGATCCACCAAAGAGAGTTGTGACCATAGCATCTGGATTTTTCAACATATCGCCTGATACGCCAAAGATTGTACCAGTGATACGGTTAATCAAGATGAAGGCAAGACCAGCGGCGAAAGCACCACCAGCACGTTCTTTAGCCCAGCTACCTCCAATGGCTAGGGCGAACAAGATATGAAGGTTAACGATAACCCCCCAACCGATTTGTTCTAGTACACCACCAGTAATAACAAGTGGTGCAAAGGTTGGGTTAATCATCACGATAGACTTACCGATTGAAATCATCAAACCAGCAGCCGGCATAACCGCGATAACCACCATCAAAGCCTTACCGAATTTTTGCCAAAACTCGAAAGACAAGACATTTTTGAATGTATCTTTCATCATTCAAATCTCCTTTATTTTTATTTAGGCAAACGTTTTACGAAAACGTTTGCACTTTATATAATTCAATTATACCACTTTAATTTTTTTGTAAAGGCTTTTATAAAAAAAGGAGACTTTTTTCTAAAATTTTTGTAGTAAAAAAGGAGATATTAAAATCTCCTCAAATATACTTCTATTTTATTTTAGATTTTCAAGAATCGGCGCATAGAAATTCCAGATCCAATTGAACCGATAAAAATTCCAATCACAAATAATAAGACAATCATCAGTGGACTGAATACTTCTGGTGATATCATTGAAAGGTTCTGACCAACCAATGACTTATTAACCGATTGGTAAACCATTTTATAAACAATAAGTACCAGAACTGATGGAAGTGTTGCTCCAAGCAAACCGATGAAGGCACCTTCAAGCAAGAAAGGTCCGCGGATATAGCCGTTCTTAGCACCTACTAAACGCATGATTTGAATTTCACGGCTTCGTGAAATGATGGTGATACGTATAGTATTGGAAATCAAGAACACTGCAATGAAAATCAATAATCCAGCGATAACTAGTC contains the following coding sequences:
- a CDS encoding DEAD/DEAH box helicase; this translates as MSFTKFQFKKYISEALEELKFTTPTEVQDKLIPIVLAGRDLVGESKTGSGKTHTFLLPIFQQLDEASDSVQAVITAPSRELATQIYQAARQIAAHSEVEIRVVNYVGGTDKARQIDKLASNQPHIVIGTPGRIYDLVKSGDLAIHKAKTFVVDEADMTLDMGFLETVDKIAGSLPKDLQFMVFSATIPQKLQPFLKKYLSNPVMEKIKTKTVISDTIDNWLISTKGRDKNAQIYQLTQLMQPYLAMIFVNTKTRADELHSYLTAQGLKVAKIHGDIAPRERKRIMNQVKNLDFEYIVATDLAARGIDIEGVSHVINDAIPQDLSFFVHRVGRTGRNGLPGTAITLYQPSDDSDIRELEKLGIKFTPKMVKDGEFQDTYDRDRRANREKKQDKLDIEMIGLVKKKKKKVKPGYKKKIKWAVDEKRRKTKRAENRARGRAERKAKRQTF
- a CDS encoding endonuclease/exonuclease/phosphatase family protein, whose product is MKFLTLNTHSWMEKEAEEKFQLLLEDILDKDYDLICFQEINQEITSPEVEVNDLYQALPAAEPIHQDHYVRLLVEKLSEQGKDYYWTWAYNHIGYDRYHEGVAILSKTPIEAREILVSDVDDPTDYHTRRVALAETVVDGNELAVASVHLSWWDKGFQEEWARFEAVLKELNKPLLLAGDFNNPAGQEGYQAILASPLGLQDAFVVAQEKSGSYTVPPEIDGWKGNTEPLRIDYVFTTQELEVEKLHVVFDGNKSPQVSDHYGLNAILNWK
- a CDS encoding PTS transporter subunit IIBC, with amino-acid sequence MMKDTFKNVLSFEFWQKFGKALMVVIAVMPAAGLMISIGKSIVMINPTFAPLVITGGVLEQIGWGVIVNLHILFALAIGGSWAKERAGGAFAAGLAFILINRITGTIFGVSGDMLKNPDAMVTTLFGGSIKVADYFISVMEAPALNMGVFVGIISGFIGATAYNKYYNFRKLPDALSFFNGKRFVPFVVILRSIIAAIVLAAFWPVVQTGINSFGIWIANSQETAPILAPFLYGTLERLLLPFGLHHMLTIPMNYTALGGTYEVLTGAAKGSQVFGQDPLWLAWVTDLVNLKGTDATQYQHLLDTVHPARFKVGQMIGSFGILMGVIVAIYRNVDADKKHKYKGMMIATALATFLTGVTEPIEYMFMFVATPMYLVYSLVQGAAFAMADVVNLRMHSFGSIEFLTRTPIAISAGIGMDIVNFVWVTVLFAVIMYFIANFMIQKFNYATPGRNGNYETAEGSEEASSEVKVAAGSQAVNIINLLGGRANIVDVDACMTRLRVTVKDADKVGDAEQWKAEGAMGLVMKGQGVQAIYGPKADVLKSDIQDILDSGEIIPETLPSQMTEVQQNTVHYKGVTEEVYSVADGQVIALEQVKDPVFAQKMMGDGFAVEPANGNIVSPVSGTVSSIFPTKHALGLVTEAGLEVLVHIGLDTVSLEGKPFTVHVAEGQKVAAGDLLVTADLDAIRAAGRETSTVVVFTNAEAIKSVKLEKTGSLAAKTAVAKVEL